The following coding sequences are from one Lolium rigidum isolate FL_2022 chromosome 6, APGP_CSIRO_Lrig_0.1, whole genome shotgun sequence window:
- the LOC124668231 gene encoding amino acid permease 3-like, translated as MADNVVATFYYPPAMQVSAAELGETKLSKQGLDDDGRNKRTGTMWTASSHIITAVIGSGVLSLGWAIAQLGWVAGPAVMLLFSLVTYFTSSLLADCYRSGDQSTGKRNYTYMDAVNANLSGVKVKLCGVLQYANIVGVAIGYTIAASTSMLAIRRANCFHGKGHANPCKISSTPYMLIFGVAQVFFSQIPDFDQISWLSMLAAAMSFTYSSIGLGLGIVQVIANGGVQGSMTGISIGAAVTPMQKVWRSTQAFGDIAFAYSYSLILIEIQDTIRAPPPSESTVMKRATGVSVAVTTVFYMLCGCMGYAAFGDAAPGNLLTGFGFYEPFWLLDIANAAIVVHLVGAYQVYCQPLFAFVEKSAAQRWPDSKFVNGEVEVPLLRGKVNMFRATWRTAFVVATTVVSMMLPFFNDVVGFLGALGFWPLTVYFPVEMYVVQKKVPRWSTKWVCLQMLSVCCLVISLAAAAGSIAGIKSDLKVYHPFKS; from the exons ATGGCTGACAACGTCGTGGCTACCTTCTACTACCCGCCGGCGATGCAGGTGTCCGCCGCCGAGCTCGGCGAGACCAAGCTGTCCAAGCAGGGCTTGGACGACGATGGCCGCAACAAGCGAACCG GCACCATGTGGACGGCTAGCTCGCACATTATCACCGCGGTGATCGGGTCCGGGGTTCTATCGTTGGGCTGGGCTATCGCGCAGCTCGGCTGGGTGGCCGGCCCCGCCGTCATGCTCCTCTTCTCCCTAGTCACCTACTTCacctcctccctcctcgccgACTGCTACCGCTCCGGCGACCAGAGCACCGGCAAGCGCAACTACACCTACATGGACGCCGTCAACGCCAACCTCAGCGGCGTCAAGGTCAAGCTCTGCGGGGTGCTGCAGTACGCCAACATAGTAGGGGTCGCCATCGGCTACACCATCGCAGCATCCACCAGCATGCTCGCCATCAGGCGGGCAAACTGTTTCCACGGCAAGGGCCACGCCAACCCCTGCAAGATCTCCAGCACGCCCTACATGCTCATCTTCGGCGTGGCGCAGGTCTTCTTCTCCCAGATCCCCGACTTCGACCAGATCTCATGGCTCTCCATGCTCGCCGCCGCCATGTCATTCACCTACTCCTCCATCGGCCTAGGCCTCGGCATCGTCCAAGTCATAG CAAACGGAGGCGTGCAGGGCAGCATGACAGGGATCAGCATCGGCGCAGCGGTGACCCCGATGCAGAAGGTGTGGCGCAGCACGCAGGCGTTCGGCGACATCGCCTTCGCCTACTCCTACTCCCTCATCCTCATCGAGATCCAGGACACCATCCGCGCGCCCCCGCCCTCCGAGTCCACCGTCATGAAGCGCGCCACGGGGGTCAGCGTCGCGGTCACCACCGTCTTCTACATGCTGTGCGGCTGCATGGGCTACGCGGCCTTCGGCGACGCCGCGCCGGGGAACCTCCTCACGGGCTTCGGCTTCTACGAGCCCTTCTGGCTCCTCGACATTGCCAACGCCGCCATCGTCGTCCACCTAGTCGGCGCCTACCAGGTCTACTGCCAGCCCTTATTCGCCTTCGTCGAGAAGTCGGCGGCGCAGAGGTGGCCGGACTCCAAGTTCGTCAACGGGGAGGTCGAGGTCCCGCTGCTGAGGGGCAAGGTGAACATGTTCAGGGCAACTTGGAGGACAGCGTTCGTGGTGGCGACGACGGTCGTGTCCATGATGCTGCCCTTCTTCAACGACGTGGTGGGCTTCCTCGGCGCGCTCGGCTTCTGGCCGCTCACCGTCTACTTCCCCGTCGAGATGTACGTGGTGCAGAAGAAGGTGCCCAGGTGGAGCACCAAGTGGGTGTGCCTGCAGATGCTCAGCGTCTGCTGCCTCGtcatctccctcgccgccgccgcgggctccATCGCCGGAATCAAGTCCGACCTCAAGGTGTACCACCCGTTCAAGTCATGA